The genomic region CGAGCGTGCCGAGCTGGTGATAGGTGCTCGCGGCGCCGGGCTCGTCCCCGAAATTCAGGAAGAGGTCGAGGGAGCTGCGGTAATGGGCGTCGGCCTGCTCGAACTGGCGCTGCATCTGCGCCAGCTTGCCGAGCTGGTGGTAGGTGGCCGCGGCATTGTTCTCGTCCCCGGCCTCCAGCCTGAGGTCGAGGGCGGTCCGATAGTGGATTTCGGCCTCGTCGAACTGGCGCTGTTCCTCCGCGACGATGCCGGCGAGATGGTGCAGGTGGGCGATCTCCTCCCGCCCGGAGGCGGTGCCGGGGTCCGGGTAGGCGCCGATGGTGCGGGTGATCAGGTGCAGTCGAGGGTGGTGCTGCTGCGTCTGCCCGAGGTACGAATCCAGCGGTACGAGAACGGGAAGGACGGGTTGTGCCGTGGTGAGGGCATGAGTGAGGGCCCCCTGCAGGTTGGCGTAGGACGCGGCGGTAACGGCCCGCCCCAGTGTCCGTTCCTCCGCCGCCTGGGAGATGAGGAGCTGCTGGGCCCACTCACCGATGCCACAGTAGAACTGGTAATGGGCGTCGGCCGCGTCCGCCCGGTGGGGAAGGTCGCGGATACGGGTGCGCAGAAAGTAGGGCAGAACGGGTTGGACCTGCACCATGTCACTGAGATGCGGGTGCGGGGTGGCGAGGCCGACGCCGACGGCATGCTCCACCGCGCCCGCCAGGTCGAGCGGGCCGAGCGCCGCGATCGCCGGAAAGCCGGCGAGGATCTCCTGGTAGTGGGCCAGGGACGCGCCGGTGGGCACGACGGCGGTGAACGGGGCGAGCAGGAGCAGGGACTGCTGAAGTGCCGGGTCGAGTTTGCCGTAGCTGTACTCGATCGCGGTGCGGACCAGCCCGACCGGGTCGGCGTCGCGCTCGCCGGTGTCGAGATCGTCCAAGACCCCCGTCGGAGTGGCTCCAGCCAGCACGGGCAGGACGGCGGTGAGCGGGAGCGGGTAGCCGCCGAGCAGGTCGATGAGCCGGTCCAGCGCCGCCCGTTGGTCAGGATCCTCCCGGTGCCGGGTGGCGCCGTGGCGGATCAGGATCCGTCCGGCCAGGTCCCGGGCCGCCTGGGGATCCAGCCCGGGCAGCAGGTAGACGTTGTCCGTGAAGGTCCCGGGGGCGAGCCAGCCCTCCGCCTCGCGGGAGCCGATCAGGGCCAGCGTCCGGCCGCCCCGCAGCCGACCCAGCAGCAGCCGCAGCCGCTGCTGCTCGGGTTCGGGGAGGGCGTGCGGGATCGACGCCGGACTCGCCGTGATCGACTCGGCGTTGTCCACGAGGAGCAGGTGCCGTCGGGACCGTAGCAGCCCCGCGATCTTCTCCAGCTGGGCGTCCTCGGACAGCGCGTCGAGTCTCGCCTGCTCGACCGGGTCGAGGAGACGTCTCCCGATCTCTCGCACGATCTGCCCGGCAGTCCACGCCTGATCCTCGTAGCTGAATCGGAACACCTCGTCCACCAGGCCGGTGCGCTGCCACCACCAGCCCAGATGGGCCAGCAGCGCCGACTTCCCGGCCCCGGCCATTCCCCGCACGAGCAGCACGTTCCGAACGTCGTCGAGCAGGAGGCGGCGTTCGACGGTCTGCACGTCCAGGTCTCGGCCGACGAAGCCGTACTCGGTAGCCGGTTCGTCGGCCACCGCCGCCTGCCTGGCGTAGAACCGTTCGGATTCCGGCCCGGTCATCTCCCGTAGCCGCAGATCCACCGGGCGCTGCCGGTAGAGCACCGGCAGCATCCAGTCCTCCAACGTGAGTTCCTCGTTGAAGTACGCCTGCCGGGCCGGCTCCTCGAACAGCCGTCGCCGGGCGACGTGCACCGCGGCCACCGGATCCGCCTGCGCGGCCAGCCTGCCGTACAGGGCCGGGATCGCCCGCGCCGCCGCCGACACCGTCACCGAATAGGCCATCCCCACCGTCGTGGGCACTCCGGCCTCGACCAGTCGGTGGGCCAGGCTCGCCTCGTCCCCGTGCTGCATCGCCGACTGGCACGCCGAGACCACCGCCACCGGCACCCGGTGCTCCGCCAGCAGGCCGGCAACCGCGCCCGCGGGAACAGGCTCGGCATCCCCGTCCCGCGCGGTCTCGAAGAACAGGAATCCCTGCTCGCCGTCGAACGCCTCGAACCGCCGCCGCAGGAACAACCCCTCCGCCGCCCACTGCCCTGCCGCCAGTTCGGCCTGCGTGGTGAACAGGCCGTGCAGGTCGAAATGAACCACGTGGTACCAACCTGATCCGTGCTCGGCACGCGCCTCGTCGAGATGGTCGCGCAGCGCGTCCCACGTCCCCGGGCGGACCAGATCCACCTGCACCGGTACCGGAGCCTGCCGCAGCGCGTCCAGCAACGGCCGTGACAACGTCCGAAAACCCACGTCGGACGGGCCGTCCGGTCTCGCCGTGACCACCAGAATGTTCAACGTCGTCCGACCCGACACCCCCTCGAACCGGGCCGCCAACGGCTCCACCCGCCGCGTCACCGGCAGCCGCACCGCCAGCGGTGAAGGCAGGTCGGGATCCCGCAGGGCCTCCCAGTGCAGGCGCTGGAATGCCGCCGACCCACTCACCTCCACCCGGCAGCCGTCGAATCCCTGCTCCCGCATCCGCCGATAGTCATACGCCCCCGCGCCGCCGAAAACCTGGGTGAACAGCACCCGCCCGTACTCGGCGATCCGCGCCTCCGCTGCCCGCTCCAGATCCTTGTCGAGGAACGGATAGCGCAGGTGCTCCTCGAAATACCACGCCAACGACGCTTCGTCCCGCTCGTCGGCGGGATCACGTACATCGATGTCATAGTCGACACCGTCGTCGAACGCCAGTCGAACCGCGAACGACCCGTCGGGGCGACGTTCCCGCTCCCGGACGACAACCGTGCCCACCGTCCACTCCCTCCGGGACCAGCTTCCCGGGGCCGGGGCACGCACGATGACGACTCCGACCGGCCGACACGCCGAATTTTACCCGCCGCGTACAACAAAGGGTGCCATCACCGAAAAGAATGGCGTGACGCGACCGGCGGATTCCGGCGTCCGACCGGAGACTCCGGGTGTCGGCTCCCGCTTTCGGCTCCCGCTGTCGGGTTCTGCTGTTCTCGCGACGGCCGGGTGAGCCCCGGATTCTCGGCTCGGAAGCGGAGCACGCGGGCCGAGGCCTGCGAGTCAGGGGCAGGGATCAGGGGGCGACGGGACGGCCGCGCAGGACGATGAGGTCGGGGGCGGCGAGGACGCCGACGTCGGCGCGCGGGTCGGCGGGGTAGACGACCAGGTCGGCGGGGGCGCCCTCGGTGAGCGCCGGATGCCCCAGCCACGCCCGCGCCGACCAGGTGGCCGCGGACAGCGCGGCCTGTGCCGGCAGGCCGGCGCGGCGTAGCTCGGCGACCTCGGCGGCGACCAGGCCGTGCGGCAGGCTGCCCCCGGCGTCGGTGCCGACGTACAGGGGGATCCCGGCGTCGTGGGCGGCCCGCACCGTGTCATACCGGCGAGCGTGCAGGGCCCGCATGTGCCGGGCGTAGGCGGGGAACTTCTCCTCGGCGCCGCGGGCGATGCCCTCGAAGGTGGCGATGTTGACCAGGGTCGGGACGATCGCGACCCCCCGCTCGGCGAACAGCGGGATCGTGTCCTCGGTGAGCCCGGTGGCGTGCTCGATGCAGTCGATGCCCGCCTCGACGAGGTCGGCGAGCGAGTCCTCCGCGAAGCAGTGAGCGGTCACCCGGGCGCCGGCCGCGTGCGCCGCGTCGATCGCCGCCTTCGCGGCGTCCGCGGGCCAGCAGGGCGCGAGGTCCCCGACGCCGCGGTCGATCCAGTCCCCGACGAGCTTGACCCAGCCGTCGCCGCGACCGGCCTGGGTGACGACCTCGGCCACCAGGTCGTCCGGCTCGACCTCGGCGGCGTAGTTGCGGAGGTAGCGGCGGGGACGGGCGATGTGCCGGCCGGCGCGCACCAGGCGGGGCAGGTCGTCGCGGTCGTCGACCCAGCGGGTGTCCGCCGGGGAGCCGGCGTCGCGCAGCAGCAGCGCGCCGGCCGCCCGGTCGGTGGTGATCTGTTCCTCCGCGGTCGGCCGGTCCACGGCGCCGCCGGCGTCGAGGCCGACGTGGCAGTGCGCGTCGACCAGGCCGGGCAGCGCCCACCCGGACACCGTGCGCACGTCCCGGGCGGCGGTGCCGGTCGGCGCGGTGAAGCTGATGCGACCGTCGACGACCCACAGCTCGTCGCGGACCTCCTGCGGCCCGACCAGCACCGCGCCCCGGATCCGCAGCGCCGGCGGAATCACCACCACCTGCCCGCTCCCGACCTGCCCGCTCCCGACCGGCCTGCTCCCGAGTGAGCCGCCCCCGCTCCGCAACCTTCCGTCCCGGGGATGGCCAGCCTGGTTTCGACCAGTGTTGTCACATTCGCCTCCGCTGCTCCGTCGAGCCAAGTCTGCCCTCTTCCCGACGAAGCAGCGCGCCCCGGCCCGCGCTGTGGCCGGTGCGCGGGGATCCGGCCGGGGCCGGGGCGGCGATGCCGGCGTCAGACGTCGAGCTGGGCCTCGACGGCACGCAGGCGGTGGCGGGCCAGCGCGAGGTTCGCCCGCCCCTTGTCCAGCACCAGGTAGAGGAACAGGCCGCGGCCGGAGTGACTCTGCAGCAGGCGGATCAGATGGTACTGGCGGCCGAGCGTGATGAGGATGTCCTCGATGGTGTCCTGCAGGCCGAGGCTCTCCATCGTCCGCAGCTTCGCCCGGATGACTTCGGTGTTACCGGCGGCGGCCACCTCCAGGTCGAGGGTGTGCGCGTTTCCGGCCGTGCCGAGGGTCATGCCGCTGGTGAAATCGACGAGGGCCGCCCCGAGCGCGCCCCCGATCTCCAACGACTCCTTCAGGGCTATATCGACACTGTTCATATCGCCTCCCGCGTTGTCGAGGTGGATGGCGGCGCCGACGCCACCGTCCGTGTGCACCGACGTGGGCTCACGCGAACCGCGCGTCGACAATCGTCCCCGCATCACAGTCCCTCGCAGACTTCAAACCGCCCGATCTACGACTGCTCATCCAACTTTAAACGGCCGCGACCGGAACGCACGAGGCTGAACCAAAAAGGTACGTCCGCGGACAGAGAGACCACATTGACCTGGCCTCCACCGATGCGCGATCACCGTGCCACCGAACCGTCGGGCACTGAATTAACATGCAGAAATGAATACGAAGATTGGTCTTCGACGGTGGAGATATCCATCGGACGGCGTGGGGGCCGCCCGAGAGCCGTCGACGGCCCCCCCGTCGCCGCGGGATCCGCCTGGGCGGCAGCGCATCTCCCCCTGCTCGGGCGCCATGATCCGGTGTTGCGCGGGGTAGGAGCGGCG from Frankia alni ACN14a harbors:
- a CDS encoding CHAT domain-containing tetratricopeptide repeat protein; this encodes MGTVVVRERERRPDGSFAVRLAFDDGVDYDIDVRDPADERDEASLAWYFEEHLRYPFLDKDLERAAEARIAEYGRVLFTQVFGGAGAYDYRRMREQGFDGCRVEVSGSAAFQRLHWEALRDPDLPSPLAVRLPVTRRVEPLAARFEGVSGRTTLNILVVTARPDGPSDVGFRTLSRPLLDALRQAPVPVQVDLVRPGTWDALRDHLDEARAEHGSGWYHVVHFDLHGLFTTQAELAAGQWAAEGLFLRRRFEAFDGEQGFLFFETARDGDAEPVPAGAVAGLLAEHRVPVAVVSACQSAMQHGDEASLAHRLVEAGVPTTVGMAYSVTVSAAARAIPALYGRLAAQADPVAAVHVARRRLFEEPARQAYFNEELTLEDWMLPVLYRQRPVDLRLREMTGPESERFYARQAAVADEPATEYGFVGRDLDVQTVERRLLLDDVRNVLLVRGMAGAGKSALLAHLGWWWQRTGLVDEVFRFSYEDQAWTAGQIVREIGRRLLDPVEQARLDALSEDAQLEKIAGLLRSRRHLLLVDNAESITASPASIPHALPEPEQQRLRLLLGRLRGGRTLALIGSREAEGWLAPGTFTDNVYLLPGLDPQAARDLAGRILIRHGATRHREDPDQRAALDRLIDLLGGYPLPLTAVLPVLAGATPTGVLDDLDTGERDADPVGLVRTAIEYSYGKLDPALQQSLLLLAPFTAVVPTGASLAHYQEILAGFPAIAALGPLDLAGAVEHAVGVGLATPHPHLSDMVQVQPVLPYFLRTRIRDLPHRADAADAHYQFYCGIGEWAQQLLISQAAEERTLGRAVTAASYANLQGALTHALTTAQPVLPVLVPLDSYLGQTQQHHPRLHLITRTIGAYPDPGTASGREEIAHLHHLAGIVAEEQRQFDEAEIHYRTALDLRLEAGDENNAAATYHQLGKLAQMQRQFEQADAHYRSSLDLFLNFGDEPGAASTYHQLGTLAVDRRRFQEAETYLRRSLDLKLKIGDEHGAAGIYHNLGIAAQQQRRFEEAGTHYQHALDLLRTFGDRDGVAHTYYQLGTVAQAQGQFEQADAHYRRSLDLTLAAGNEHGAALAYHQLGAIAVDQRRFEEADLNYRRFLDLSLKVGDERGATLGYYGLGRIAQEQQRFEDAETHYGHALDLFLKSGDEYNAALTHRQLGAIAQGRQRFQEAETHQRHALDLFLKLGDDHSAALIYFYLGLGADRQQRFEESEAHYRQSVTLFLKSGDEHGAALIHHNLGLLTKEQQRFEEAEGHYRHATALFVKTGDDVLAARTYHEFGLLLQELQRFEEADTLYRRSLDLFLKVGDEHGATLTHGQLDRLAEERRR
- a CDS encoding amidohydrolase family protein, whose translation is MIPPALRIRGAVLVGPQEVRDELWVVDGRISFTAPTGTAARDVRTVSGWALPGLVDAHCHVGLDAGGAVDRPTAEEQITTDRAAGALLLRDAGSPADTRWVDDRDDLPRLVRAGRHIARPRRYLRNYAAEVEPDDLVAEVVTQAGRGDGWVKLVGDWIDRGVGDLAPCWPADAAKAAIDAAHAAGARVTAHCFAEDSLADLVEAGIDCIEHATGLTEDTIPLFAERGVAIVPTLVNIATFEGIARGAEEKFPAYARHMRALHARRYDTVRAAHDAGIPLYVGTDAGGSLPHGLVAAEVAELRRAGLPAQAALSAATWSARAWLGHPALTEGAPADLVVYPADPRADVGVLAAPDLIVLRGRPVAP